Part of the Weissella coleopterorum genome is shown below.
ACATACAACGGGCTACCACTTGCGATTATGCATCGAACTGATGGTGGCGACGAAAACAACGTCGGAGTTGGATCAATGGTTGCGTTTGATGATGGATATAATCATGGGACTATTGATGAATACGATGAAGCTACCAATGGTTGCCGAATTGATATGGGTGAATATGGAGATATCTGGATCAATGCAGATGAACTATTGAAACTTTAATATATTTAATAGATATTTATATATTTCACTAAGTTATGTACTAATGTTAATATTAATATATAACTTAATTGAGATAGGAAATGTTTAGAATGACTATTAAATTTCAACAATTTGAGGAACATATTGATTCAAAAGATTTAAATGATTTTTTAAGGTCTGAAAAAAGGAAGGTTTCATCTACTAAGAGGACAGCTTTAATAGATCTAGAAAATGATATTTATGGGGATAACGATAATTTAAGTGATATTGAAAAAAAGGAATTAGAATATAAATTTCGACGATTAATTTTAAAAAATGTTCAGTATACAATAAATAGAGAAATTCTTATTTCCAGTATTAATATAAAAAATAAATCTGTTTTATTTAATAGGTATAATGGTGAAGATGAACTTCTAATTGATAATAATGAAATTTTCGATTATGAGAAAATATCTACTAAATATCGTCAACTGTATAGAAATGTTAATATTAATTCAGATAATAAAATAGTTAATATAAAATTTATATTTGGGAAAAAATACAAGGTAAATGAATTAGATTTAGAAGGATATGAGATAACTGAAAAATTTGATTATATTTATATAAACGTAGATGTTGAAAATGAAATATTGACTATGTCAATTGCTGAAAAAAGCAATAATATGTTAAAAGAAAACCATAGTTCCAATTCGTTATTCGAGAGATTTATTGTTAATAATATTTCTGATAAGTATGAATTTTCAATAGAAGAAAACAATGAATTACATACTTTGTATAAAATGTTTAATGAATTAACAAAAGAGGAAGAAAATATTTATCGTAAAAGAACATTAGAATCTGAAAATTTAATAAATAATTTTATAAATGAAGTAAATATTAAGTATAATTTTAAAGATTATAATGAAATAAATGAATGGACTCTTCGAGTTAATAATTTAGTTACGAGGCGACTAATAAGACAAGATTTTGATAGTTTTTTAAATAGGGCCTTTAGTGTTGGTAAGGTTCTAAAAATAAGATTTGTGGATGTTCTTGGTGGGACAGTTGACGCGAAATCTGGTGGAACTTTTGGAAATAAAGAATTGGACCTTCAAGATAGTGATGTTTATTTTGATACTAAGGATAGTATTCATATAGAAAAGGCTTTAAAATCAATAACAATACGTTGGGATATTCCAGATGAAATTCTTCCTAAAGATGATCGAACGAAATATTTGAATGTCCGGTATACTGCATATAAACGATATTATATAACTCACTTTATAAAAATGAATGTACGAGAGGAGGTGGCTGAATATGTATTACCAAAGTTTGAGTGGTATAGAAAAATTCCTGAATAATACCTCAAAAAGTAAGTACAATCAAAATAAAGAGTTAATTATTCCGTTAATAGAAAAATTAGACGACTGGCTGATCTCAAAACCTAATTTTTTAAGGCACAGATTAAGTTCTAATGAATTCGGATTTGACAATGGAATTTCCAGTGAATTATCTATGATACTATTTATGGCCGGTTTGGAATCAGAAATTTTTGATTACTACTTTGAAGTTCGCGATTATGATAATTTTGAATATTTAGGTAATATAACCTTAGAAGATTATAATAAGATTTTATCAAATGGAAAAATTATAAAGAAATTTCACTTTGAAGAAGAAGTAGAGATTAATTATGAAATGGTATATATTTTTTTCAAATTAAAAATAAAACCAGAGACTTCTTTTTTAGATAACGGGCCAAAGCCTAGAGGCCCCAAAAACAATAAATTAACAAGTATGAATACTGATATATTTATGATGATTATGGATCAGCAAGAGGGCCAATAGATTATGTTAGATAGGAAAATAACTGTAAGCTTACGTGGTGTATTATCAATCGTAGTAGCTATTTTAATTTTAATTTTATTTTTGATTTCTTTACCCTACTTGAAATCTAAATATAGTAGTATTAGTGAAGTTTGCTTTATTTTAATAAAACAGATATTTACAATTTTAGTAACGATATTTATTGGGTATGTAGGTGCTTCTGTAAAATTATGGATTGATCAAAAAAATTTAAAAATACAGTCAAAAAGATTAACTATTAAAAATTTAAAATTAATAAAAATAGAGCTTGAATCAAATTTATCTACTTTGGAACTATTCAATAGAGACGAAATCAGTAATTATGATATGCTAAAAATAAAATATGATGATAGTTTCACTAAAAAACTATTTTTTAGTATAGAATGTAGAGATAGTTTGTCTAAATCAATAATTGAATTATTAGGTAAAGGACGAGTTTTTTTATCAGGCAGTGATGATCAGATTAAAATTGCATTACCAAAGATGATTAAAAATTTCAAAAAAAATATTTCATTTATCGATGATGAAATTACGTATCTTAACGAATATAATAACTGATTAAAAGCCTACTGACTAGATTTCTAGTTGGTAGGCTTTTTTCTTTTGAACAGTAAGTTATAGTAATGAACGGTATATGGCAGTATATAAATTTTATGGCAAAGTTAAAAGTGCTACAAAAGTGCTACAACGCAAAAATAAACGACCAACAAATGCGTTTAAATAGCCATTTGTTGGTCGTTTATTTTTATTATATATGCCGCTGACAGGAATCGAACCTGCATGAGAGTAATCTCACATCGACCTGAACGATGCGCGTCTACCAATTCCGCCACAGCGGCAAATACATATTTAATTATAGCATAATTTTATTAATTATTTTTAATAAACATTGGGTTTTATGATTCTTATTAGGTAAAGCAGCATAAACTTTAGTTGGGAAGGAAGTGTAATATGACTATTGTTAATAATTTGATTCAGAAATATCAACGTAAGTTAGGAACGGGACCTCAGGAAGAATGCTGGGCGGTTTATTTAGATACTCAAGCACAAATTATTGGAGATTTTTGTGTGGCAAAAGGTAGTCTAGCTCAAGTTCAAATACATCCAAGGAACGTTTTTCGAAATTCAATTGCCTTAAATGCCTATGCAATTGCCTTAAATGCCTATGCAATAGTATTAATTCATAATCATCCCAGTGGGAATTTAGCACCCTCAACAGCGGATGTTAATACGGCAAGGCAAATGGCAATTTGTGGGACATTAATGCAAATCCATTTACAAGATTTCATTATCATTAGCCATTTACATTATTGTAGCTTCTTAGAGTATAATTTTACCCTTCATTATGATGTTAAAACTATCATGGAATTATGGAATTATGGAATTTCGATACAAAGTTATCAAAATAACTCGTAATTTATTATTGAAAAAAACATTAAGTTTAAAGAACATTTATAGATTAAACCTAAGCCGTATTTTTAATGATGAATAACTCAGAAAAGAAGATCCAACTGAAATGAAATTAAGCGCTTATTTTTAATTAAAAATAATCTTTTTAATTAAAGATGACCTAATTAAATGGGTAAAAGGAAATGTGATATTTATTATGTAAATTAATTGGAAGCTAAACCGTATTTGTGATAAACTTTAACATATTATTGGGTAAGATTAGATTATAAAGAAAAGTGGGTGATTGTTGTGTTTTCATTTGGAACTCGAAATGTAGGAATTGATTTAGGAACCGCGAATACACTTGTCTACATTGAGGGAAAGGGTATTGTACTTCGAGAGCCCACTGTTGTAGCAAGAAACGAGAAAACAAATAAAGTGGTTGCTGTTGGATCTGCAGCGAAGGACATGCTTGGGCGGACTCCTGGTTCAATCCGAGCAATCCGGCCAATGCGTGATGGAGTAATAGCCGATTACGATACAACAGTTGAAATGTTGAAGCATTATTTGGGAAGTGCACTTTCAGGATATGGCTCAAAGCCTTACGTGACTGTTGGTGTGCCTTCAGGAGTTACGGCAGTTGAGAAGCGGGCAGTCATCGATGCAGCGCGCGTTGCTGGAGCTAGAGATGCTTATGTTATTGAGGAACCTTTTGCGGCTGCTGTTGGTGCTGGTCTACCAGTCTCAGAACCTACGGGATCAATGGTTGTTGATATGGGTGGTGGAACTACTGATGTAGCTACAATCTCACTAGGTGGGATTGTTTCTTCACGTTCAATTCGTTTAGCTGGTGATCGTTTAGATGAATCAATATCTTCATATATTCGACAAAAATATTCGGTTTTGATTGGTGAGCAAACTGCTGAACGTTTGAAGATGGAAATTGGATCTGCTGATATTGAAGCAGCTAAAGAAATGCCATCAAGCAGTGCGCGTGGACGTGATCTAGTTACAGGGTTGCCAAAGACCATTGAAATTACGGCTGTTGATATTGCAACGGCAATGCGCGATGTAATTTCTGAAATTATCGTAGCAATTAAAGAAACATTAGAGGAGACTTCTCCTGAAATTGCAGCCGATATTATTGACCATGGTATTGTACTAACTGGTGGTGGAGCCTTACTTAAGAATATCGATGAGGCAATATCAGAGCAAACCAAAGTGCCGGTTTTCATTGCAAATGATCCGCTAGAGGCAGTTGCAATTGGAACAGGGGAAGCATTGAAGTCCATTGATGCAATGAAAAACAATTAATCCTGTAGGGGCCGGATTCGCTTAAGAAAGTGAAACTGAAAAAGGGTATTGTAATGAAAAAAATATTTACAGCACGGCGGCTAGTAATTGGGGTTATCGTCACTATTTTGACATTAGGTGTTTTGACTTTGAGTTCCTATTCATTGCGTTCTGATAAGGGGCCCTCAATGCCCAATCGAATGTTAAATGATATTACTAGTTGGATTTCTAATACTGTGGCACTTCCAATTGGGGGCGTTCAGCATGGATTTAATAGTATTGATAATTTGATTAGTACTTATCAAGAGAATCAACAGATGAGCGCTAAAGTGGATGAACTAGCGCAGGCTAAGGTTCAACTACAGGTGATGCGTTCAGAGAATAAGGCGCTGAAGGATCAATTAAAGTTAACAGATACGTTAACTGATTATTCTTTGGTTAACGCTTCAGTTATTTCTCGCTCACCAGTAAATTGGCAAACACAACTTATAATTGATCAAGGTTCAAATGCTGGCATCAAGAAAAATATGCCAGTAATGGGATCAGGAGGTCTTGTAGGTCGAGTATCGCAAGTTTCTAATACGAGTTCCAAAGTAGAGCTATTATCTGATAATAGTCAAACAGCTAATCGTTTTGCAATTAGGATCGCTGCCGGGGATGGTCAAGTGGTTGATGGGTTAATTACTGGCTTTAATCAAACCAAGAATAAAATTTTAATGGAATATGTTACTTCAGATGTTGAAATTAAACCTGGAGATAAAGTTACGACATCCGGTTTAGGTGGAGTGACACCGGCTGGGTTGTTTGTAGGGACTGTTAGCTCGGTGGAAGCAAATGACTATGGATTATCAAAGAAAATCTATATTAAGCCTTCCATGGATTTCAATAATATTCCAGTTGTTTCTGTTGCTATTCAGAAATAAAAATTTTGATTATTGGGATAAATCACAAGAGGTTTGGGATCTTTCCAAGCCTCTTATTTTTTAAATATAGAAATTGGAGATTAAAATGATCACACAGGCAATGATAATGTTAATAATCGGCGTAATTGCTGGATTAATGGGATCAATTTTAGGGTTGGGTGGCGGAATTCTAGTTACGCCAGCATTGACTCTAATGGGAGTGGACATTAAATATGCGATTGCTGCATCGATTATTGCGGTAATTGCGACTTCATCGGGCTCTGCGATTGCATTTTTAAAGGACGATGTTTTAAATCTTAGAGTAGCAATGTTTTTAGAAATATTTACTACACTGGGAGCTTTAATCGGAGCGCTATTAACAGGATACTTTGATGGAACGGTCTTATATTTCTTGTTTGGCGCGTTATTAATTTTCCAAGCCTGGAATATGTGGAAAAAACTACGAGTTAAGATTGATGAACGAGTGGAAATTAATCATGATCGATTGGCTAATAAGTTACAATTAAATGGTTTTTATTATGATAAAAACACAAAAAAAGAAGTAAGGTATTCATTGAAAAATGTACCAGGTGGGGCTGCAGTCATGTTTGGAGCCGGAGTGGCTTCTGGATTGTTGGGAATTGGCTCGGGGGCATTCAAGGTCATGGCTATGGATGGAGTAATGAAAATGCCATTAAAGTCATCAACATCAACATCAAATTTGATGATGGGAGTAACGGCAGCTGCTTCAGCTGTAATATATTTCTTTAGTGGAATGATTCAGCCGGTTATTGCGGTCCCAATTGCTTTAGGCATTATTGTTGGTTATTCATTTGGGGCTAGATTGATGCAATATTTACCATCTAAGTTAATTCGCCAAATATTTATTCCATTTGTATTATTGATGGCTATACAATTAATTTTGAAGGGGTTAGGGATGGACTAATGAAGGATGAAATGAATCGTTTAGAATTAATAATCGGGAAAATTTTGCGATTTGGCGTTGCGACTGCGATAACCTTCATGGTATTTGGTTGTTTTCTTCTAATTGTAAGGAATAATAAGGAAGTTGTTCCTTATTATTCCTATCTGAAATTGAGTGAAATTTTACAAGGAATAGTTGTTTTACAGCCAAATGCTTGGTTAATGGGGGGGGTGTTTACTTTGATTCTAACGCCTGTTTTACGAGTTATAACCTCGATTTTTGCCTTTGTCAAAGTTAAAGACTGGGTATATACATGGATTACAATAATTGTCCTATTAATATTAATTTTAGCAATGGCATTCGGAATTAATCAAAGCTAATCATTATTTAATAATTGACTAATTTCCTGTAATAAAGTATAATTTTTATATTATAAACGAATAAAGATTAGAGGTCGCAATTGACATAATTATTTAGTGGAGCTGGTAGGCTATGAAGCTAAAAAAAGGGGAAATTGCCGAAATGGATAATAGACATATTTATCTGTTGGTCTAAATGTTAATACCATTTAGATTGTCGTAATGCTACATTACGGAGCGCTTATCGATGATTCCTATCGAATTGACTGAAAATGAGTCCGCGAACTGTTATGTAATGTCATTACATATTTATTTCGTGGGCTTTTTATTTGTTTTAAAGATATTAGTTGGGGAAATTAAGATGGGAGATTTTTATGTCAGATAATGGTAATAGTCCGGAAAAGCTTAAGAGAACGATGAAAACACGACATCTATCGATGATTTCGTTGGGGGGGACTTTAGGAACCGGGTTATTTGTGACATCGGGAGCTACGATTTCACAGGCCGGACCGATGGGATCGTTAGTTGCATATGGAGTTATGGGAATTATGGTGTTTTTCCTGATGACTTCGTTAGGCGAAATGGCAACAAATAACCCAGTATCAGGTTCGTTTTCGGTTTATGCTGATCAATATGTTGAACCGGCACTGGGCTTCGCAATGGGATGGAATTATTGGTTTAATTGGGCGATTACTGTAGCAGTTGAAGCGGCGACGGTTGGAGTGGTAATGGGATTTTGGCTGCCTAGTATTCCATCTTGGATTTGGTCGGCCTTGGTGTTAATTTTAATTACTTCGATTAACCTTCTTTCAGCTAAAACATATGGCGAAACTGAATTTTGGATGTCAATGGTAAAAGTCATT
Proteins encoded:
- a CDS encoding JAB domain-containing protein translates to MTIVNNLIQKYQRKLGTGPQEECWAVYLDTQAQIIGDFCVAKGSLAQVQIHPRNVFRNSIALNAYAIALNAYAIVLIHNHPSGNLAPSTADVNTARQMAICGTLMQIHLQDFIIISHLHYCSFLEYNFTLHYDVKTIMELWNYGISIQSYQNNS
- a CDS encoding rod shape-determining protein, encoding MFSFGTRNVGIDLGTANTLVYIEGKGIVLREPTVVARNEKTNKVVAVGSAAKDMLGRTPGSIRAIRPMRDGVIADYDTTVEMLKHYLGSALSGYGSKPYVTVGVPSGVTAVEKRAVIDAARVAGARDAYVIEEPFAAAVGAGLPVSEPTGSMVVDMGGGTTDVATISLGGIVSSRSIRLAGDRLDESISSYIRQKYSVLIGEQTAERLKMEIGSADIEAAKEMPSSSARGRDLVTGLPKTIEITAVDIATAMRDVISEIIVAIKETLEETSPEIAADIIDHGIVLTGGGALLKNIDEAISEQTKVPVFIANDPLEAVAIGTGEALKSIDAMKNN
- the mreC gene encoding rod shape-determining protein MreC; the encoded protein is MKKIFTARRLVIGVIVTILTLGVLTLSSYSLRSDKGPSMPNRMLNDITSWISNTVALPIGGVQHGFNSIDNLISTYQENQQMSAKVDELAQAKVQLQVMRSENKALKDQLKLTDTLTDYSLVNASVISRSPVNWQTQLIIDQGSNAGIKKNMPVMGSGGLVGRVSQVSNTSSKVELLSDNSQTANRFAIRIAAGDGQVVDGLITGFNQTKNKILMEYVTSDVEIKPGDKVTTSGLGGVTPAGLFVGTVSSVEANDYGLSKKIYIKPSMDFNNIPVVSVAIQK
- a CDS encoding sulfite exporter TauE/SafE family protein, with the translated sequence MITQAMIMLIIGVIAGLMGSILGLGGGILVTPALTLMGVDIKYAIAASIIAVIATSSGSAIAFLKDDVLNLRVAMFLEIFTTLGALIGALLTGYFDGTVLYFLFGALLIFQAWNMWKKLRVKIDERVEINHDRLANKLQLNGFYYDKNTKKEVRYSLKNVPGGAAVMFGAGVASGLLGIGSGAFKVMAMDGVMKMPLKSSTSTSNLMMGVTAAASAVIYFFSGMIQPVIAVPIALGIIVGYSFGARLMQYLPSKLIRQIFIPFVLLMAIQLILKGLGMD
- a CDS encoding DUF1634 domain-containing protein, yielding MKDEMNRLELIIGKILRFGVATAITFMVFGCFLLIVRNNKEVVPYYSYLKLSEILQGIVVLQPNAWLMGGVFTLILTPVLRVITSIFAFVKVKDWVYTWITIIVLLILILAMAFGINQS